A single Cyclopterus lumpus isolate fCycLum1 chromosome 3, fCycLum1.pri, whole genome shotgun sequence DNA region contains:
- the LOC117725994 gene encoding adhesion G-protein coupled receptor G2-like isoform X2, producing MSVADTNQTNAICWITDDSFFYSLNLVYFTLIFIFNTGILIAVASNICKMKQVFRSSSRPGAGAEGATQGDPMKFGESCRSSLTVMGLTCLMGITWGLAFLGSGYVNYTILYLFCILNSTQAKKQRTRDMEETLTSTAVKTSGVKYD from the exons ATGAGCGTGGCTGATACCAACCAAACCAACGCCAT CTGCTGGATCACGGATGACTCCTTCTTCTACTCCTTGAACCTGGTGTATTTCACCCTCATATTCATCTTCAACACTGGCATACTGATAGCGGTGGCCTCGAACATCTGCAAGATGAAGCAGGTGTTCAGGAGCAGCTCGAGGCCCGGCGCAGGGGCCGAGGGAGCGACCCAGGGGGACCCCATGAAGTTCGGCGAGAGCTGCAGGAGCAGCCTCACCGTGATGGGTCTCACCTGCCTGATGGGGATCACCTGGGGCCTGGCATTCCTGGGCTCAGGATACGTCAACTACACCATCCTCTACCTCTTCTGCATCCTCAACTCCACACAAG CCAAGAAGCAGAGGAcaagagacatggaggagacactGACTTCCACCGCTGTGAAGACTTCAGGAGTCAAATATGATTAG
- the LOC117725994 gene encoding adhesion G-protein coupled receptor G2-like isoform X3 yields MSVADTNQTNAICWITDDSFFYSLNLVYFTLIFIFNTGILIAVASNICKMKQVFRSSSRPGAGAEGATQGDPMKFGESCRSSLTVMGLTCLMGITWGLAFLGSGYVNYTILYLFCILNSTQGLLPVLLLSVQMFFHLIPC; encoded by the exons ATGAGCGTGGCTGATACCAACCAAACCAACGCCAT CTGCTGGATCACGGATGACTCCTTCTTCTACTCCTTGAACCTGGTGTATTTCACCCTCATATTCATCTTCAACACTGGCATACTGATAGCGGTGGCCTCGAACATCTGCAAGATGAAGCAGGTGTTCAGGAGCAGCTCGAGGCCCGGCGCAGGGGCCGAGGGAGCGACCCAGGGGGACCCCATGAAGTTCGGCGAGAGCTGCAGGAGCAGCCTCACCGTGATGGGTCTCACCTGCCTGATGGGGATCACCTGGGGCCTGGCATTCCTGGGCTCAGGATACGTCAACTACACCATCCTCTACCTCTTCTGCATCCTCAACTCCACACAAGGTCTGCTGCCCGTTCTGCTCCTCTCTGTTCAAATGTTCTTCCACCTGATACCGTGTTGA
- the LOC117725994 gene encoding adhesion G-protein coupled receptor G2-like isoform X1 — protein sequence MSVADTNQTNAICWITDDSFFYSLNLVYFTLIFIFNTGILIAVASNICKMKQVFRSSSRPGAGAEGATQGDPMKFGESCRSSLTVMGLTCLMGITWGLAFLGSGYVNYTILYLFCILNSTQGFFIFLWICLTAKKQRTRDMEETLTSTAVKTSGVKYD from the exons ATGAGCGTGGCTGATACCAACCAAACCAACGCCAT CTGCTGGATCACGGATGACTCCTTCTTCTACTCCTTGAACCTGGTGTATTTCACCCTCATATTCATCTTCAACACTGGCATACTGATAGCGGTGGCCTCGAACATCTGCAAGATGAAGCAGGTGTTCAGGAGCAGCTCGAGGCCCGGCGCAGGGGCCGAGGGAGCGACCCAGGGGGACCCCATGAAGTTCGGCGAGAGCTGCAGGAGCAGCCTCACCGTGATGGGTCTCACCTGCCTGATGGGGATCACCTGGGGCCTGGCATTCCTGGGCTCAGGATACGTCAACTACACCATCCTCTACCTCTTCTGCATCCTCAACTCCACACAAG gtttctttattttcctgtgGATCTGTCTGACAGCCAAGAAGCAGAGGAcaagagacatggaggagacactGACTTCCACCGCTGTGAAGACTTCAGGAGTCAAATATGATTAG